The Nocardioides humi genome includes a region encoding these proteins:
- a CDS encoding AMP-binding enzyme, with protein MVLRHPAVSACAVVPVPDERLGERTCACVVLAPGQALELDDLVRHFEKERITRQKWPERLELLTDLPTNAAGKVDKQQLRSLLATPERHPDRTDEETHHR; from the coding sequence GTGGTGCTCCGCCACCCGGCGGTGAGCGCCTGCGCCGTCGTCCCCGTCCCCGACGAGAGGCTCGGCGAGCGGACCTGCGCATGCGTCGTGCTGGCGCCCGGGCAGGCGCTCGAGCTCGACGACCTGGTCCGGCACTTCGAGAAGGAGCGGATCACCCGCCAGAAGTGGCCCGAGCGGCTCGAGCTGCTCACCGACCTGCCGACCAACGCCGCCGGGAAGGTCGACAAGCAGCAGCTCAGGTCGCTCCTGGCCACCCCGGAGCGCCACCCCGACAGAACCGACGAGGAGACCCACCACCGATGA